In Candidatus Electrothrix scaldis, the genomic window GATCAGCAGGCAGGTGGCCTGTAACTGGTACGGTATCAGTCGGCAGGCATATTACCAGGCATTGCAGCGACAGATGCTCCAGGCAGCCGAAAACCAACTCATCGTGGAACTGGTCAGGGCCATCCGCCAGCGTCACCCACGTATGGGCGGACGAAAACTGCATTACGAACTACAGGATTCCATGGCCGCCTTGGGAATTTTCAGGGGCAGAGACGCATTTTTCAAGCTGTTGTCAGCACATAACCTGCTGGTTCCAACCAGACTCAGCCGTCGCAGAACCACACATGCAGGCCTGTGGCGATGTCCCAACCTGTTGATTGATTTAACCATTACCCACGTCCATCAGGCCTGGGTTGGTGACATCACCTATATCACGACCGAGACGGGATTTGTTTATCTGGCTTTACTGACCGATGTTTTTTCTCGCTTTATTGTCGGCTTCGATCTCTCGTCGTCGCTTGCGGTTGAAGGGTGTGACCGGGCGTTGAAACAGGCGATAGCACAGGCTGACGGTGCTAATTTGCGTGGCCTGATCCATCATTCGGATCATGGGGTGCAATACACCGCCTGGCTGTACCGGGAGCGATTGCAAAAGATGGAGATACGTTCCAGCATGGGAGAAGTGGGCAACTGTTACGAAAACGCCTTAGCTGAACGAGTGAATGGAATCTTAAAAGGCGAATATGGCCTTGACGACCTTTTCATTGATAAGGAACATGCTCAGAAAGCTGTCCGGGAAGCTGTATGGCTATACAATTATGAAAGGCCTCACCTGGCACTCAACTATGGAAAGCCTGCAGAGATTTATTTTGAGAAAATTGATGTGAAGTAGTTACTATTTTGGTGTCAACATATTTCAGGACTTGACAACTGTTTTCTTGGTAATTTTTTGTACAAATTGATCAAAACAAGCAACAACAACTTCAGATGTGACACTGCCTTCAAAAACAAATGATTCAAACTTACAATTACGGTCGATAAATCATAAAACATTCAGACGTTTACTCTTTGAGCTGGGAATTTCAATATGTTCACCAACGGGTTG contains:
- a CDS encoding IS3 family transposase, with amino-acid sequence MSRQVACNWYGISRQAYYQALQRQMLQAAENQLIVELVRAIRQRHPRMGGRKLHYELQDSMAALGIFRGRDAFFKLLSAHNLLVPTRLSRRRTTHAGLWRCPNLLIDLTITHVHQAWVGDITYITTETGFVYLALLTDVFSRFIVGFDLSSSLAVEGCDRALKQAIAQADGANLRGLIHHSDHGVQYTAWLYRERLQKMEIRSSMGEVGNCYENALAERVNGILKGEYGLDDLFIDKEHAQKAVREAVWLYNYERPHLALNYGKPAEIYFEKIDVK